A stretch of DNA from Endozoicomonas sp. 8E:
CACTCTCAGGGCCTGCACTGCTAAAGAACCCGAAGATCAGCGGAAAGACCACAAAGTAGGCAAAAGCCACTCCGGCATAAAACAGTACGACACTGACAACAAGCAGTGGTATTGCCAGCCTTTTCTCATGCCTGTATAGCCCTGGCGCAATAAACCCCCATATCTGATTCAGAATAAAAGGAATAGCGGCAAACAGTGACAGGACCATGGTCAGTTTGAAAGGCGCCAGAAAGGGCGATGCAACATCGGTGGCTATCATACTGGTGTTTTCCGGCAGGAAAACTCGCAGAGGCTCTGAAAAGAATTCATAGAGCGTAGTGGAAAAGTAGAAGAGCCCGGCAAAAATAATCAGCACAACAACGATGCTCCGCAGAATACGGGTTCTCAGTTCAAGCAGATGCTGAACCAATGGTTGCTGCTTGTCATTGCTCTCGGTAGTAGATGACATTTGTTTATTATCCTGAAAACCCTGCAGAAAATAGCCTTCGGCATCAGGCTTTATGGGAAATTTCTTTTTGAGTGCTGCCTCCCTGTGCGGCCTTTTTCAAAGCGGGATCACTCTCTTCTTCAGTCAACGCTTGCTTGAAGCCTTTCAACGCACCACCCAGATCGCCGCCTATGCTCTTCAACTTTTTCGTACCGAACAGCACAACCACAATCAGCAGAATAATTAATAACTGCCAGATACTGATTCCACCAAGACCCATTGTTACTCACTCCGATGGTTAGGTAGTTAAGCATACTCAACTGAAAACCCTTCTCACAATCAGTAGATTCAATAGGACAGCCACTACTTGCGAAATAAACAGCCGCCATTCTGCACAGAATCCTACCTGAAAGGATTTCCAATAAGTACCTGGCCAGTTGGTTTCGCATATTCTGGCGAGTGGATTTTTTCATCCTTCAAGGCGCAACGACGGGCGCGTAGCCATAGCTACGCAACCAGAGTTGGAACGCAGAAGGGTGGAAAAAGCCGCCGTCCAGAATATGCGAAACCAACTGGTTAGGTACTTAAGTGAATTCATTCGATTAATGACATACCCATCCTTACAATAGCGGGCAATATTTGTGAGGACAGTTTATGAGACACTCGATTCTCGACATCTTCTGGCGCTTTCTGGTGCTGGGTTGCTACTCCTTCGGGGGGCCCACAGCCCATATTGGCTACTTTCATAAAGAGTTTGTGGGACGTCGTAAATGGCTCAGCGAAAGAGATTACGCTGACACCGTAGCCCTCTGCCAGATGCTGCCCGGACCGGCCAGCAGTCAGGTGGGAATGAGCATCGGTTTTGAACGTGCCGGCCTGCCGGGTGCTATTGCTGCATTCCTGGGTTTCACCCTTCCTTCTGCCCTGATCATGATCTTGCTGGCGCTGGGCTACAGTGAGATATCCGGCATCCCTGCCGCTATGGGAATGCTACAGGGCATCAAGCTGTTTGCCGTTGCTGTAGTGGCTGATGCGCTTATCAAAATGGGCAAATCATTATGCCCGGACCGCCCCAGGGTGACATTAGCGGTATTGTCAGCAGGGGCCATGTTGCTGCTTCCCCATGTATTCACCCAGATTGGGGTGATTTTTGTGGCGGCAGCCTGTGGATTCTTCATCTATAAAGATCAGTCTGCCCATGACGACCATGCCCGGGTTAAAGGCAGCAAACGACAAGCCTTTGCTGCACTTATTCTTTTTCTTGCCGGCCTGATCTTGCTGCCTTTCTTTGCAGATATGTCAGACTCTACCAGTCTGAGCCTGTTTGACAGTTTCTATCGGGCCGGTGCCCTGGTATTTGGCGGCGGCCATGTCGTTCTGCCGATGCTTCAGGCTGAAGTTGTACATCCCGGCGGTGTTACCCCTGACGCCTTCCTGGTAGGCTACAGTGCCGCCCAGGCAGTACCTGGCCCTATGTTTGCGCTGGCCCCTTTTCTGGGCGGTGTATACGGCGGTAGCTACAGTATTTCCCATGCACTGGCCGCGCTGTTGGGTATTTTTGCTCCCTCTTTCCTTCTGCTGGCAGCGGCCTGGCCCTTCTGGAATCGTCTGAAAGCCATGCCAAAGCTGAGAGCTGCTATCAATGGCATTAATGCGGCGGTAGTAGGCTTGCTTCTGGCAGCCTTCTACAACCCGGTTATTACTCTGGCCATCAAGGATGCTCAGGATGTTGCCCTGGCATTGCTGGCTTATCTGCTTCTGGCTGTCTGGAAGCTGCCAATTGCCTGGATGGTTCCCCTGTTTGCAGGCATTGGTTTTCTGTTGATCTGACACTGAACAAGCACTTCCGGGGAACTTTTCACTCCCCGGAGCCTCTAAACTATATAAGCTTTTGGAGGGTACGATTATGCAATTCGTGGTGTTCTGGGATATTAACTGGCTCAAGGAACGACTGAGAAAGAAGCCTCTCTCTGGTCGGGAAACCTACCTCTATGTTCTCTGCTGGCTGGCGCTTCTGACCCTGGGATTTTTTCCTGAAAACATCAATGACCGCTCCGCCCATTCAGGCTGGCTTGAAGCCATAGAACTCTTAATTCCTGTCATTGCTATCTTTTATGCCTGGCTCTGCAACGGGGGTCTTCAGGGAGAACAGTTCTGGACCCGTCTGATTTCAATAGGTTGGGTGGTCACCATGAGAGCGTTGGTGTTCAGCCTGCCGATGTTTTTAATACTGGCTTATGCACCCTTGGAACACTCAGAGCTTATTGTTGAATCAGCCGCCACTCTGGTGAGTCTGTTCATTATCTGGCGGCTGGGGAGTCATATTGAAGGGCTAAGGGAAGTCAATATGACTAAAAAAACTTCCCTGTGAGCGGGTGCTTTACTGTTACTTGTCCTTCTCGAGAGTCTTGATTCTGGCTCTCACCTGCCTTATGTCCCGCCACAGTTGAAAGCTTTCTGCAGGGTTCTTATACCACTTCAATTTGTCTTTTTGCTTAATCATATTTTTCAATACATCTTGTTCGTTAACTAATCTGACCTGACGCCCACCCCATTCGACAGCCTGTGATGCAGTCTGATAAAGCTCTTCTGCTTCATGCTTGACGGCATCAACAACCTTAACTGCGGCTTTTTTTATTTGATTCAGAGGACCCTTCTGTCTTGCTCTCTTTGCTTCGGCCATTCGGCTTTTTTGTTCCTTACGATTTTTTTCAGTTTGGAGCTGGGCACTGGTTTTGGCATTTGCCGCCTGGGTTCTGAATTTTTGAGCTTGCTCTAGTGTGCACTGTTGCGCAACCTTCGATCTGTACTGTCCAGCCTGTTTTACCAGATGATCAGCTTGAGCCAAAAAGAATTCTTTTGACTCCTTGAGGATGGGTTTGCCATCGACAGCCTCAGCTGCTCGATGATCATATCGCCCGACCTGCTTGCCTTTGACCTTGTTCGAACTCTGCGAAGTTGAAGTTCCCACCAAGCCTTTGAGAAAATTTACTGGTCCAGCCATGGCTCATGATCCTCCTTGAAAGCTGAAAATCCCTTACTTCTAACTATCGACGATTTTCAGGTTTCTTCCATTAGTAGACGGTGTTTAGAGAAATTCTTCTCCCATACCTTCGCCAAAAACGTTATATTGTAACAACCTCAATCAGTTTCAGATGTCATGACCAAAGCAATCCCTACTAACCTGATTACCGGCTTCCTCGGATCCGGCAAAACCACTGCCATCCTTCACCTGCTTGCCAACAAACCCAGGGACGAAACCTGGGGTGTGCTGGTGAATGAGTTTGGAGAAATCGGCATCGATGGCGCCATAATGTCGGGCAAAGGTGCTGTTGTCCGGGAAGTGCCCGGTGGCTGCATGTGCTGCGTGGCCGGGCTGCCCATGCAGATTGGGTTGAATATGCTGATTGCCCGCAGCAAACCAGACCGTATTCTGATCGAACCTACAGGGCTGGGGCATCCGGAACAGATTCTGCAGACGCTGACAGGTGAGCACTATTGCCAAGTACTCGACCTGAAAGCCAGTATCTGTCTGGTGGACCCCCGGAATCTGAAAGACCAGCGGTATCTGGATAACGAAAACTTTCAGGATCAGATCGCTCTGGCAGACGTCATCGTGGCCAATAAAACCGACTGTTGTGAGGATTCCGACAAAGAGCGT
This window harbors:
- the chrA gene encoding chromate efflux transporter — protein: MRHSILDIFWRFLVLGCYSFGGPTAHIGYFHKEFVGRRKWLSERDYADTVALCQMLPGPASSQVGMSIGFERAGLPGAIAAFLGFTLPSALIMILLALGYSEISGIPAAMGMLQGIKLFAVAVVADALIKMGKSLCPDRPRVTLAVLSAGAMLLLPHVFTQIGVIFVAAACGFFIYKDQSAHDDHARVKGSKRQAFAALILFLAGLILLPFFADMSDSTSLSLFDSFYRAGALVFGGGHVVLPMLQAEVVHPGGVTPDAFLVGYSAAQAVPGPMFALAPFLGGVYGGSYSISHALAALLGIFAPSFLLLAAAWPFWNRLKAMPKLRAAINGINAAVVGLLLAAFYNPVITLAIKDAQDVALALLAYLLLAVWKLPIAWMVPLFAGIGFLLI
- a CDS encoding GTP-binding protein; translated protein: MTKAIPTNLITGFLGSGKTTAILHLLANKPRDETWGVLVNEFGEIGIDGAIMSGKGAVVREVPGGCMCCVAGLPMQIGLNMLIARSKPDRILIEPTGLGHPEQILQTLTGEHYCQVLDLKASICLVDPRNLKDQRYLDNENFQDQIALADVIVANKTDCCEDSDKERFDDFCGSMENKTFKTAWVAHGALEQQWLDLPKGHQVALHPDAHHSHSAMPQTAPLQLPDGKLFIRRENKGQGHFSCGWLYSSMLVFSFDALFHLFNSVPAKRLKAVVNTHLGPRAFNAQDGVVSIMELEECDNSRIEVIHNEPLAWDEIEELLCQAAGLVPDSE
- the tatC gene encoding twin-arginine translocase subunit TatC, giving the protein MSSTTESNDKQQPLVQHLLELRTRILRSIVVVLIIFAGLFYFSTTLYEFFSEPLRVFLPENTSMIATDVASPFLAPFKLTMVLSLFAAIPFILNQIWGFIAPGLYRHEKRLAIPLLVVSVVLFYAGVAFAYFVVFPLIFGFFSSAGPESVTMMTDINSYLNFILKLFFAFGMAFEIPVATVLLIWSGVSTVESLSGKRPHIVVGCFVLGMLLTPPDVISQALLAGPMWLLFEVGILFARLTSRKPKEAEVQS
- the tatA gene encoding twin-arginine translocase TatA/TatE family subunit, with product MGLGGISIWQLLIILLIVVVLFGTKKLKSIGGDLGGALKGFKQALTEEESDPALKKAAQGGSTQKEISHKA